The following coding sequences lie in one Candidatus Diapherotrites archaeon genomic window:
- a CDS encoding spore photoproduct lyase family protein produces the protein MQVKEIQCKSLLNKSGIPGCDYAINPYMGCMNGCIYCYATFMRKFSEEEMEWGSFVHVKANAIEVLRKELKKRKPGEIMLSSVTDPYQAIEAKYMLTRKILELLAKKNFPLSILTKNKLVLRDIDLLKKLDSIEVGLTITGLDEINQRKFEPLTSPHSERIKALRKLHEAGIKNYAFIGPILPNFTDLKKVFSDLKGIVDYAFVDKLNLYYWVKMLMQKKLSEEDFRKILVSESYWNETRKEIIGLARENGIKLKLLF, from the coding sequence ATGCAGGTAAAAGAAATCCAGTGTAAGAGCCTTTTGAATAAATCCGGAATTCCCGGCTGCGATTACGCAATAAATCCTTACATGGGATGCATGAACGGTTGCATTTACTGCTACGCTACATTCATGAGAAAATTCTCTGAGGAAGAAATGGAATGGGGCTCATTCGTCCACGTCAAAGCAAATGCAATTGAAGTGCTCAGAAAGGAATTAAAGAAAAGGAAGCCTGGAGAGATAATGCTAAGCTCTGTTACAGACCCTTACCAAGCAATTGAAGCAAAATACATGCTAACAAGAAAAATCCTTGAGCTCCTTGCAAAAAAAAACTTCCCCCTTTCAATCCTCACAAAAAACAAGTTGGTTCTAAGGGACATTGACTTGCTCAAGAAGCTTGATTCAATTGAAGTAGGCCTTACAATCACAGGTTTGGATGAAATCAACCAAAGGAAATTCGAGCCTCTTACCTCGCCTCACAGCGAGAGGATTAAGGCACTAAGGAAATTGCATGAAGCAGGAATCAAGAACTATGCCTTCATTGGGCCAATCCTACCAAATTTCACTGACCTAAAAAAAGTTTTCTCTGACCTGAAAGGCATAGTGGATTACGCTTTCGTGGACAAGCTTAACTTGTACTACTGGGTGAAAATGCTCATGCAAAAAAAGCTGAGCGAAGAAGACTTCAGGAAAATTCTGGTTTCTGAATCATACTGGAACGAAACGCGAAAGGAAATAATTGGACTGGCAAGAGAGAACGGAATTAAATTGAAATTGCTATTTTGA
- a CDS encoding Holliday junction resolvase-like protein codes for MDEFIIALIVISFALIAVLAYFFYRKALQLERELNQLAFDKSSQSVKYGRISEQWIPLSEKFPFEKDKFKFLGQPIDGIVFGDDSIIFCEFKSTDTAQLNEAQKKVKELVKQKKIEWFEMKLHQ; via the coding sequence ATGGATGAATTCATCATTGCATTAATTGTAATTTCTTTTGCCTTGATTGCAGTGCTTGCCTATTTCTTTTACCGCAAGGCACTGCAGTTAGAAAGAGAATTAAATCAGCTTGCTTTCGATAAATCCAGCCAGTCAGTGAAGTATGGGAGAATTTCAGAGCAATGGATTCCTTTATCAGAGAAGTTTCCCTTCGAAAAAGACAAATTCAAGTTTTTAGGCCAGCCAATTGACGGCATAGTCTTCGGCGATGACTCCATAATCTTCTGCGAGTTCAAATCAACAGACACAGCGCAATTAAATGAAGCCCAAAAGAAAGTAAAAGAGCTGGTGAAACAAAAAAAGATTGAATGGTTTGAGATGAAATTGCATCAATAG
- a CDS encoding tRNA uridine(34) 5-carboxymethylaminomethyl modification radical SAM/GNAT enzyme Elp3 produces MNWKKYSIRIIQEIEKRKIHSGKELNELKLKLCEELQLKEMPSNATILSYAKKPGKELIQLLKTKPIRSISGIASVAIMAAPQKCPGECSYCPNSLIESNMPKSYTGLEPATMRAIANSFDPKKQIENRIEQLNATGHSTQKIELIIMGGTFLASAQNYQKRFMQSCYKAVTGRRTSSMQEALKELEKTRNRLVGITFETRPDFCNKKEINRMLLFGGTRVELGVQNPDNEIYRKISRGHTVKEVINATQLLKDSAFKVCYHLMPGLPFSNPRKDLAMFKKIFSRNEFKPDMAKIYPCLVIKGTKLYEQWRKGLYEPYSTEEAAELIAKAKSFFPKWVRVMRVQRDIPSTVVAAGVKHTNLRQLIEEKMKEKGIKCNCIRCREIGHALLKKPEIEEELSEPKILVEEYNANKGKEFFISLEDTKNNLLYGFCRLRKPFNPFRKEINERTVLVRELHIYSESLPLKVKPHKREFQHRGFGKKLLEKAEEIAAEELGCKKLLVISGLGVKEYYKKLGFKDDGLYVSKSIA; encoded by the coding sequence ATGAACTGGAAAAAATATTCTATTAGGATAATTCAGGAAATAGAGAAAAGAAAAATTCATTCAGGAAAGGAATTGAATGAACTAAAGCTGAAGCTTTGTGAGGAGCTCCAACTAAAAGAAATGCCTTCAAATGCCACAATTCTCTCCTATGCAAAAAAGCCTGGCAAAGAATTAATCCAATTGCTTAAGACAAAGCCCATCCGCTCAATAAGCGGCATTGCTTCTGTGGCAATAATGGCTGCGCCCCAGAAATGCCCTGGCGAATGCTCTTACTGCCCTAACAGCTTGATTGAATCAAATATGCCTAAAAGCTATACTGGCTTGGAGCCTGCAACAATGCGCGCAATAGCAAATTCCTTTGACCCAAAAAAACAGATAGAGAACAGGATAGAGCAATTGAATGCAACAGGCCATTCAACACAGAAAATAGAATTAATAATAATGGGGGGAACATTCCTTGCCTCCGCCCAGAATTACCAGAAGAGGTTCATGCAATCCTGCTATAAAGCAGTAACTGGAAGAAGGACTTCCTCAATGCAGGAAGCATTAAAAGAATTGGAGAAAACAAGAAACAGGCTTGTAGGCATTACATTTGAAACAAGGCCTGACTTCTGCAATAAAAAAGAAATAAACAGGATGCTCTTATTTGGCGGGACAAGAGTGGAATTAGGCGTCCAAAACCCTGACAATGAAATATACAGGAAAATAAGCAGGGGCCACACAGTAAAAGAAGTAATCAATGCAACCCAATTGCTCAAGGACTCTGCATTCAAGGTATGCTATCACTTGATGCCAGGCCTTCCCTTCTCTAACCCAAGAAAAGACCTTGCAATGTTCAAGAAAATTTTTTCAAGGAATGAATTCAAGCCAGACATGGCGAAGATTTACCCGTGCCTTGTAATAAAAGGCACGAAATTGTACGAGCAATGGAGGAAAGGATTGTATGAACCTTATTCCACTGAAGAGGCAGCAGAACTCATAGCAAAAGCAAAATCTTTTTTCCCAAAATGGGTGAGGGTAATGAGAGTGCAGAGGGACATTCCTTCAACTGTTGTTGCAGCAGGAGTAAAGCACACAAACCTAAGGCAATTAATAGAAGAAAAAATGAAAGAAAAAGGAATAAAATGCAATTGCATTAGGTGCAGGGAGATAGGCCACGCCCTCCTGAAAAAGCCTGAAATAGAAGAAGAATTAAGTGAACCAAAAATTCTGGTCGAAGAATACAATGCAAACAAAGGAAAAGAATTTTTCATTTCCTTGGAAGACACAAAAAACAATTTATTGTATGGATTCTGCCGCCTCAGAAAGCCTTTCAATCCCTTCAGAAAGGAAATAAACGAGAGAACTGTTTTGGTGAGGGAGCTTCATATTTACTCTGAAAGCCTTCCATTAAAAGTGAAACCTCATAAAAGGGAATTCCAGCACAGGGGCTTCGGAAAAAAGCTCCTAGAGAAAGCAGAGGAAATTGCAGCAGAAGAATTGGGCTGCAAAAAGCTCCTTGTAATTTCAGGCTTGGGGGTAAAAGAGTACTACAAGAAGCTGGGTTTTAAGGATGACGGTTTATATGTTTCAAAGAGCATTGCATAA
- a CDS encoding metallophosphoesterase — MKLLALSDIHSNFGAIEKLREKIKEGKDSVELIAIAGDITSYGSRDDAEKGLMELEKICKKIFFVPGNLDTREVIEFFEEKELSLHAKKAEFKGYDFIGFGGSVKSVGDIVFQEKEIYETLKKLFEEAGNSGRTILLTHSPPKNTKIDLSRNGMHIGSEAVRKITEEEQPLLNLCGHVHEAGGEVMLKKTKCINVGPLKYGLANIIEIEENKIKVKRIHLE; from the coding sequence ATGAAATTGCTGGCTTTGAGTGACATTCATTCAAATTTTGGGGCAATAGAAAAGCTCAGGGAAAAAATAAAAGAAGGAAAGGATTCAGTTGAATTGATTGCAATTGCAGGCGATATTACAAGCTACGGCTCAAGGGATGACGCAGAAAAAGGCCTGATGGAATTGGAGAAAATCTGCAAGAAAATATTTTTTGTGCCAGGAAACCTTGACACAAGAGAAGTAATAGAGTTCTTTGAAGAAAAGGAATTGAGCCTGCACGCCAAAAAAGCAGAATTTAAGGGATATGATTTCATCGGCTTTGGAGGCTCAGTGAAAAGCGTGGGGGACATCGTGTTCCAGGAAAAAGAAATTTATGAAACCCTAAAAAAATTATTCGAAGAGGCAGGCAATTCAGGCAGAACAATCCTTTTGACTCATTCCCCCCCAAAGAACACAAAAATTGATTTAAGCAGAAACGGAATGCATATAGGGTCAGAGGCAGTCAGGAAAATAACTGAAGAGGAACAGCCATTGCTGAATTTGTGCGGCCACGTGCATGAGGCAGGCGGAGAAGTCATGCTGAAAAAAACAAAGTGCATTAATGTTGGACCCTTAAAATACGGGCTTGCAAATATAATTGAAATCGAAGAAAACAAAATTAAGGTGAAAAGAATCCACTTGGAGTGA
- a CDS encoding mRNA surveillance protein pelota, translating to MKALKIDERNSFLELVPESLDDLWHLERIIEKGDLIKGRSTRKIKGGEGTKAEKIPVMVEVEVEKIEFHKDAVQLRISGPMTSMKPEEFLELGAHHAIEVGLGTKIQVKKKKLKQYQIERIKKAVSSTNKPKLLVVLLDDEQADFALVKDFGFDLKFSIRSERHGKQFKQEKEKENKYFSELLQKINDSKFDKVIIAGPGFTKEDFEKYLKEKNFKGNFFTESTNSVGITGLNELAKSGVIEKIIVDSLVAEETRLVENALIEIKRGSELIAYGIKEIEKAAESGAIKELLISDTKLLVEREEAEKLIEKLEQSKSIILVVSSQHEAGKILEGFGGMIAFLRFKVNY from the coding sequence ATGAAAGCATTAAAGATTGATGAAAGGAATTCTTTTCTTGAATTGGTTCCTGAAAGCCTTGATGACTTATGGCACCTGGAGAGAATAATAGAGAAGGGCGATTTAATTAAAGGCAGGAGCACGAGAAAAATAAAGGGAGGGGAAGGCACTAAAGCAGAAAAAATTCCTGTCATGGTCGAAGTTGAAGTGGAAAAAATTGAATTCCACAAGGATGCAGTGCAGTTAAGGATTTCAGGGCCAATGACTTCAATGAAGCCAGAGGAATTCCTTGAGCTTGGAGCACATCACGCGATTGAGGTAGGGTTAGGGACAAAGATTCAGGTCAAAAAAAAGAAATTGAAGCAGTACCAGATAGAGAGAATCAAGAAAGCTGTAAGCTCTACAAACAAGCCGAAATTATTGGTTGTGTTACTGGATGACGAGCAGGCAGACTTTGCTTTAGTGAAAGACTTCGGCTTTGACTTAAAATTTTCCATCAGGTCTGAAAGGCACGGAAAGCAGTTCAAGCAGGAGAAAGAAAAAGAGAACAAATACTTCTCTGAGCTTTTGCAGAAAATAAATGACAGCAAGTTCGACAAAGTGATAATTGCAGGCCCTGGCTTCACAAAAGAAGACTTCGAGAAGTATCTTAAAGAAAAAAACTTTAAGGGGAACTTCTTCACTGAATCAACCAATTCTGTGGGAATAACAGGACTGAATGAATTGGCTAAATCAGGGGTAATCGAGAAAATAATTGTAGATTCCCTTGTGGCAGAGGAAACAAGGCTTGTGGAAAACGCCCTCATTGAAATAAAGAGGGGCTCAGAGCTCATTGCATACGGAATAAAAGAAATAGAGAAGGCAGCAGAATCAGGGGCAATAAAAGAACTCCTTATTTCTGACACTAAATTGCTCGTGGAAAGAGAGGAAGCCGAGAAACTGATTGAAAAACTGGAGCAATCCAAGAGCATAATACTTGTGGTGAGTTCACAGCACGAAGCCGGAAAAATCCTGGAAGGCTTTGGGGGAATGATTGCATTCCTGAGATTCAAGGTGAACTATTGA
- a CDS encoding ribosome biogenesis/translation initiation ATPase RLI, producing the protein MESKKRIAVINYNKCQPEGCGNFLCVRVCPVNRTAKDCITIEQLKHKPVISEELCIGCQICSVKCPFSAITIINLATELSNPIHQYDKNGFRLYGLPYPKEGSVTGLIGKNGTGKTTVMKILSQQIIPNLGDLKAKPSTEKLVEFYKGKELGNFFKKAREGNAKLSFKPQNIEEIPKKIKGKVIDLLKKADESNSLKEIAGALELEQLFDHEISELSTGELQRLAIAAASLKKAEYYFFDEPSSFLDVRQRLNAAKAINSIAEKGKSVIVIEHDLALLDYLSDYIFILFGKPAAYGIVSNAKSTLNGINEFLQGFLKNENIRFRDNELKFEVKAAQSSAKKDKFLSYPTMEKRFSSFSLHAEAGELKEGEIIGIIGPNGIGKTTFIKMLAGALEPDNTKVELKMKVSYKAQNLEPQKIKVRELFIQPSIDSELFKSEIEKKMELKELMELKCSELSGGELQKVAIALCLSRQADIFLLDEPSAFIDVEDRIATAEVIRSVIEKKKKLAVIVDHDLLFVDAISDTLIVFEGSSSIKGFARAPQEKHDGMNSFLKAMNVTFRRDPTTGRPRANKLNSVKDREQKEKGEYYYTK; encoded by the coding sequence ATGGAATCAAAAAAAAGGATTGCAGTAATAAATTACAATAAATGCCAGCCTGAGGGCTGCGGCAACTTCTTGTGCGTGAGAGTCTGCCCGGTGAACAGGACTGCAAAAGACTGCATTACAATAGAGCAATTAAAGCACAAGCCAGTAATTTCTGAAGAGTTATGCATTGGCTGCCAGATCTGTTCAGTTAAATGTCCTTTCAGTGCAATCACAATCATAAACCTTGCAACAGAATTAAGCAATCCAATCCACCAGTATGACAAGAATGGTTTTCGTCTTTACGGCCTCCCTTACCCGAAAGAAGGCTCTGTGACAGGCCTCATAGGAAAGAACGGCACAGGAAAGACAACAGTAATGAAAATCTTATCCCAGCAGATAATTCCAAATTTAGGAGACTTAAAGGCAAAGCCTTCGACAGAAAAACTGGTTGAATTCTACAAAGGAAAAGAATTAGGTAATTTCTTCAAGAAAGCAAGAGAAGGCAATGCAAAGCTTTCCTTTAAGCCCCAGAACATCGAGGAAATACCAAAAAAAATTAAGGGAAAAGTAATTGATTTGCTCAAAAAAGCAGACGAAAGCAATTCACTGAAAGAAATTGCTGGAGCACTTGAACTAGAACAATTGTTCGACCATGAAATTTCAGAGCTTTCAACAGGAGAACTCCAAAGGCTGGCAATTGCTGCTGCCTCACTCAAAAAAGCAGAATACTATTTCTTTGATGAGCCTTCATCTTTTCTGGATGTAAGGCAGAGGCTTAATGCAGCAAAAGCCATAAATTCAATTGCAGAAAAAGGCAAGAGCGTCATAGTAATAGAGCACGACCTCGCATTATTAGATTACCTAAGCGACTACATTTTCATTTTGTTCGGCAAGCCTGCAGCGTACGGAATTGTAAGTAATGCAAAAAGCACTTTGAACGGCATAAATGAATTCCTGCAAGGCTTCCTGAAGAACGAAAACATAAGGTTCAGGGACAATGAACTTAAATTTGAAGTCAAGGCAGCGCAGTCAAGCGCAAAGAAAGACAAGTTCCTCTCCTATCCAACCATGGAGAAAAGATTTTCTTCCTTCAGCCTTCACGCAGAAGCAGGCGAACTAAAAGAAGGAGAAATAATTGGAATAATAGGCCCAAACGGAATTGGAAAAACAACCTTCATTAAAATGCTTGCAGGAGCCCTTGAGCCTGACAACACAAAAGTGGAATTGAAGATGAAGGTTTCCTATAAAGCCCAGAACCTTGAACCCCAAAAAATAAAAGTGCGGGAATTGTTCATCCAGCCTTCAATCGACTCAGAACTCTTTAAATCAGAAATAGAAAAGAAAATGGAATTAAAAGAATTAATGGAATTAAAATGCAGTGAATTGAGCGGGGGGGAATTACAAAAAGTGGCAATAGCCTTGTGCCTGAGCAGGCAGGCAGACATCTTCCTTCTTGACGAGCCTTCAGCTTTCATTGACGTTGAAGACAGGATTGCGACAGCAGAAGTAATAAGAAGCGTAATAGAAAAAAAGAAGAAGCTGGCAGTAATAGTAGACCACGACCTCTTATTCGTTGACGCAATCTCTGACACACTGATTGTATTCGAAGGCTCTTCCTCCATAAAAGGATTCGCCAGAGCACCGCAAGAAAAACACGATGGAATGAATTCCTTCCTTAAAGCAATGAATGTCACATTCAGGAGAGACCCAACAACAGGAAGGCCTCGCGCAAACAAATTAAATTCAGTTAAAGACAGGGAACAAAAAGAAAAAGGCGAATACTATTACACAAAATAA
- a CDS encoding ATPase, T2SS/T4P/T4SS family, protein MEILKPREPAKPVAPEKTDIADSYGEIVIHERYPCFYYQVKKASLTEDELKFADLLRKVIMRTLTVGEILSAYQKTISKKFLQEFSDQIIKTIELNEAIQRIPDIETLSTLKMNLIALIKEYLPFIPHEKSFVDEVLDFTIGYGLLAPLMRDDWLEEIMINGYSKPVFVFHKRFGMCETNLEIKQDGEVNKLILRIAKTVNKEINDNSPLLDARLPDGSRANATSSYATPFGPSLTIRKFSRIPLSVIDLIANNTMTSEVGGFLWTMVEGLSIEPMNILVTGGSGTGKTTTLNALISFVSFSDRVITIEDTPELHLGDRKNWIQMEAKPSITNTVEITMDDLLKNALRMRPDRLVIGEVRGKEAMTLFTAMDTGHKGIMGTLHSNSGREMVTRLKSHPMSVPEVMIPLLDLLVVQYRMYSKDKGIIRRIAQISEISRMEDTILLGEIYTWNREKDLLERTDIPAHVTEVLADATNRTKKDVIKEIKIRQKILEWMMASNIRTNSEVEKIIQEYYYNPTSVLEKVSVDIQ, encoded by the coding sequence ATGGAAATCTTAAAGCCAAGAGAGCCCGCTAAACCTGTTGCTCCAGAGAAAACTGACATTGCTGATTCTTACGGAGAAATTGTAATCCATGAAAGATATCCCTGCTTTTATTACCAAGTAAAAAAGGCTTCTCTCACTGAAGATGAATTAAAATTTGCTGACCTCTTAAGAAAGGTAATCATGAGAACCCTCACTGTAGGGGAAATCCTTTCTGCTTACCAGAAGACAATATCAAAAAAATTCCTGCAGGAATTCTCTGACCAGATAATTAAGACAATTGAATTGAACGAAGCAATTCAAAGGATTCCTGACATTGAAACGCTCTCCACACTAAAAATGAATTTGATTGCGCTCATAAAGGAATACCTTCCGTTCATTCCCCACGAGAAATCCTTTGTTGATGAAGTCCTTGATTTCACTATTGGATATGGGCTTCTTGCGCCTTTAATGAGGGACGACTGGCTTGAAGAAATAATGATTAATGGTTACAGCAAGCCTGTCTTTGTATTCCACAAGCGCTTCGGCATGTGCGAAACAAACCTTGAGATAAAGCAGGACGGCGAAGTAAACAAGCTGATTTTAAGGATAGCAAAAACTGTTAACAAGGAAATAAACGATAATTCGCCATTGCTTGACGCAAGGCTCCCTGACGGAAGCAGGGCAAACGCAACATCTTCTTATGCAACGCCTTTCGGCCCAAGCCTCACAATAAGAAAATTCAGCAGGATTCCCTTAAGCGTAATTGACTTGATTGCAAACAATACCATGACCTCTGAAGTAGGAGGCTTTCTCTGGACAATGGTTGAAGGCCTCTCAATTGAACCAATGAATATTCTTGTTACGGGAGGCTCAGGCACAGGAAAGACAACAACCTTAAACGCATTAATCTCTTTTGTGAGTTTTAGCGATAGGGTAATTACAATTGAGGATACACCTGAACTACACTTAGGTGACAGAAAGAACTGGATTCAAATGGAGGCAAAGCCTTCAATCACTAACACAGTTGAAATCACAATGGATGACTTGCTGAAGAACGCCCTGAGAATGAGACCTGACAGGCTTGTAATAGGTGAAGTAAGGGGAAAGGAGGCAATGACCCTATTCACTGCAATGGACACAGGCCACAAGGGAATTATGGGAACATTGCATTCAAACAGTGGCAGAGAAATGGTCACAAGACTGAAAAGCCATCCAATGAGCGTCCCAGAGGTAATGATTCCATTGCTTGACCTTCTTGTAGTGCAGTACAGGATGTACTCAAAAGATAAAGGAATTATAAGAAGGATAGCACAGATTTCAGAGATAAGCAGGATGGAGGACACAATACTATTGGGGGAGATCTACACTTGGAACAGGGAGAAGGACTTGCTTGAAAGAACAGACATTCCTGCCCACGTGACAGAGGTATTAGCAGATGCAACCAACCGCACAAAAAAAGACGTAATAAAAGAAATCAAGATAAGGCAGAAGATACTTGAATGGATGATGGCCTCAAATATAAGAACTAATTCAGAAGTAGAAAAAATAATACAGGAATACTACTACAATCCAACCTCAGTCTTAGAAAAGGTTTCAGTGGACATACAATAA
- the cca gene encoding CCA tRNA nucleotidyltransferase — MQNARIRALLEKTIKRIRPTEEEIKKENYASKKMIQRIMKLKGKHLEAIVAGSIARGTQLKEDKDIDIFILFPKSLHHKELESEGLRIAKKTVEGLKYEIDFGQHPYLKAKFKGLEIELIPAYKVGKATERISAVDRTPFHNSYLQERLTEKMKDEIRLLKKFLKAIDCYGAELKVQGFSGYLTELLVLNRGNFLNVLKASGKWKKGEVIDLEHYYTKKDFPALRKKFGTPLIVIDPTDKERNAAAAVSLKQFQKFKENAEKFIQKPSAEFFFPKPTKILSSKKLKKKLEKKELMLIEIPYSKIHEDVVFGQLKKIAGQLAAELKKHEFKVLNEHTWSDQQKSMAILIELKKLKLKKTRLHAGPPIEMLKHKKKFLEKHAARTGEKIIKGRIHVIIPRKHVHASSLAREFMEKRKRKKGFISKQIKKKYKVLVKEGILSACKNKKLKEFLSKNL; from the coding sequence ATGCAAAACGCAAGAATTAGGGCCTTGCTGGAAAAAACAATAAAAAGAATCAGGCCAACAGAAGAAGAAATAAAAAAAGAGAATTACGCCTCAAAAAAAATGATTCAGAGAATAATGAAATTGAAAGGAAAACATTTGGAGGCGATTGTGGCAGGCTCTATTGCGCGAGGCACGCAATTAAAGGAAGACAAAGACATTGACATATTCATCCTGTTCCCTAAAAGCCTTCACCATAAAGAACTTGAAAGTGAAGGCCTGAGGATTGCAAAAAAAACAGTTGAAGGCCTGAAATATGAAATAGATTTCGGCCAGCACCCTTACCTTAAAGCAAAATTCAAGGGCCTGGAAATAGAATTGATTCCTGCATACAAGGTGGGAAAAGCAACTGAAAGAATTTCTGCAGTGGACAGGACGCCCTTCCATAATTCTTATCTGCAGGAAAGACTAACAGAAAAAATGAAAGACGAAATAAGGCTCTTAAAAAAATTCCTGAAGGCAATTGACTGCTACGGAGCAGAACTGAAAGTGCAGGGGTTTTCTGGATACCTGACAGAATTGCTTGTACTAAATAGAGGGAATTTCCTGAATGTCCTCAAAGCCTCAGGGAAATGGAAGAAGGGGGAAGTAATAGACTTGGAGCATTATTACACAAAAAAAGATTTTCCTGCGCTAAGAAAAAAATTTGGCACACCTTTAATTGTAATTGACCCTACAGACAAGGAAAGAAATGCTGCTGCAGCTGTTTCACTAAAACAGTTCCAAAAATTCAAGGAAAATGCCGAGAAATTCATTCAAAAGCCTTCAGCAGAATTCTTTTTCCCGAAGCCAACCAAAATTTTGAGTTCAAAAAAATTAAAGAAAAAACTGGAAAAAAAAGAATTAATGCTAATTGAAATCCCTTACAGCAAAATACATGAAGACGTTGTTTTCGGGCAATTAAAAAAGATTGCAGGGCAGCTTGCAGCAGAACTAAAAAAACACGAATTCAAGGTTTTGAACGAGCACACATGGAGCGACCAGCAGAAATCAATGGCCATCCTAATCGAACTAAAAAAATTGAAGTTAAAGAAAACAAGACTGCATGCAGGCCCACCAATAGAAATGCTCAAGCACAAGAAAAAGTTCCTGGAAAAACACGCTGCAAGGACAGGAGAAAAAATAATCAAGGGAAGAATTCACGTTATAATCCCAAGAAAGCACGTTCACGCTTCCTCTCTCGCAAGAGAATTCATGGAAAAACGGAAAAGAAAAAAGGGCTTCATCTCAAAGCAGATAAAAAAGAAATACAAGGTTCTTGTAAAAGAAGGAATCCTTTCTGCCTGCAAGAACAAAAAACTAAAAGAGTTCCTTTCAAAGAATCTGTAA
- the thpR gene encoding RNA 2',3'-cyclic phosphodiesterase, protein MNKRVFIVINLPEETKKEVCDSISCKIDGKKCKVVEEENLHVTMLFLGYLNEEAVKELEEKLSAIKELSAFNAVLEGAGHFNGRVIWLGVKEGKKEIEAIYRKLSELIGVEDERFSAHVTLARVKGMKRSEVEELVKELNQGMKCQKIPITSVDLMESVLSPKGPKYFVIKRFELKK, encoded by the coding sequence ATGAACAAGCGCGTCTTCATTGTAATTAATTTGCCTGAAGAAACAAAAAAAGAGGTCTGCGACAGCATAAGCTGTAAGATTGACGGAAAGAAATGCAAGGTAGTGGAAGAAGAGAACCTGCATGTCACAATGCTTTTTTTGGGTTACCTGAATGAAGAGGCAGTAAAGGAATTAGAAGAAAAATTGAGTGCAATTAAAGAGTTGTCTGCATTTAATGCTGTTCTGGAGGGCGCAGGGCATTTCAATGGGAGAGTAATCTGGCTTGGGGTAAAGGAAGGAAAAAAAGAGATTGAGGCAATCTACAGGAAATTAAGTGAATTGATTGGGGTTGAAGACGAAAGGTTCAGCGCGCACGTTACTCTTGCAAGGGTGAAGGGAATGAAGAGAAGTGAAGTGGAGGAATTGGTGAAGGAATTGAATCAGGGAATGAAGTGCCAGAAAATTCCAATTACTTCAGTTGATTTGATGGAGTCTGTTTTGAGCCCTAAGGGCCCAAAATATTTTGTAATAAAAAGATTTGAATTAAAAAAATAA